A region of Bacteroidota bacterium DNA encodes the following proteins:
- a CDS encoding DUF456 domain-containing protein → MDIVLIVIGAVLLIVGIAGCFVPVIPGPPISYISILLLHFTEAHQFTDKFLIIAALLTIAVTVLDYVVPIWGTKKFGGSKKGVWGSTIGLIIGLFFGPIGIILGPFVGAVIGEMIDGKEFKPALKSGFGAFLGFVAGVIMKLGVSGYLAYYFITKIF, encoded by the coding sequence ATGGATATAGTATTAATTGTAATAGGAGCAGTTTTATTAATTGTTGGAATAGCAGGCTGTTTTGTTCCCGTAATTCCAGGACCTCCTATTAGTTATATTTCTATCTTATTGCTTCATTTTACAGAAGCTCATCAGTTTACAGATAAATTTTTGATTATTGCAGCATTGCTTACAATAGCTGTAACTGTTTTGGATTATGTTGTACCAATTTGGGGAACTAAAAAGTTCGGAGGTTCCAAAAAAGGTGTTTGGGGAAGTACCATAGGTTTGATTATCGGATTATTTTTTGGACCAATAGGAATTATTCTCGGACCTTTTGTTGGTGCTGTAATTGGTGAAATGATTGACGGTAAAGAATTTAAACCTGCTTTAAAATCAGGATTTGGTGCTTTCCTTGGTTTTGTTGCCGGTGTTATTATGAAGTTAGGTGTCTCAGGATACCTTGCTTATTATTTTATTACTAAAATATTTTAA